The Theobroma cacao cultivar B97-61/B2 chromosome 1, Criollo_cocoa_genome_V2, whole genome shotgun sequence genome contains the following window.
TAGTCGGAAGAGACCATCAGGGGTAATAATCAGGGAACGTGGACCTCTGGATTGTGAGGTTTGTATTCTTTTATAAACTGCTTTTATAGTACAGTGCAATTCAATCATTGAATACAAAAACTTTTCCAGTTTAGTATTTTTACTGCAGAAAAAATCATAGAAGATCAGCAATCCCTACACTTACTTTTAAGTCCTATGCGTGTGTTTCTCTTAATTTGTATAGATTATATGTGTTGAGAATGTGGAGGTGGATGAACCCAGAGAAAACATGTACTCTTCAAAAACCAGTTCAAACTTTGCATTCTGTGCAAATCATTGGATAAGCACACTGTTGTGGAAGCTGAGGCGTGACAGGAGTACATTTATTGATGTCAAAATCGATTTGCATCATAGCGGTAGTAATTTATTCTCGTTAATTTCAGGTTTTTATTCTTGGACATTAAACCCTTGATGCTATCATTTTGTTCATATTTTGGTGCAGCTGGTGATTATCTCTTGGCTTTAACCCGATCCATGAAGCATTTCTTTATGGAATGTTTTTCTGAACATCCTAACGAGGATCTGCTTTCTGTCTTAACTAATGATGAAGATCCAATCAGGCTTCTGCATAACAAAACACTTGAAGAATTTATTGGTTATGTCGGCCTAAACAGTTTCCATATTCAAGCTAAGCCACTCTcagtttttcaatttttaatgaaaaaggaTTTACAGTTGCAGGTATGAAGTTATCCACGCAACTGTTAGTCTGTTACGGGTTATGGTGTATTTCTGATCTGATGAActacaacatatatatatatatatatatatatatatatatatatgcattgCAGTTTCGCTCGACTTCAAATTCTGATACTGAGGAGGAGCCTGAAGAATTGTTCAAGTTTATTACTGATGATAAAAGTAATACCATTTCTCTGCATAGGAAGAAGGTGGAAGAGGTTGAAGTTTTCTCACTAATAATATGCCAATTTCCCCCAACAGATTTCATTATCTCTCTACAAGTGTTTGCTTATATTCTTGAATTTCCACATTCAATGTGATAGGAAGCCAGATACTGCTTACAAGAAGCCACGAGGGATGAATATTGTTCCTTTATCCTATCCAAACTAATTAACGAAGATCATGTCAATTTTAACATTGTTTCGGGAGTCCAAAGCATTTATCAGAAAGGTGATGATAGAGTGTTGGACACTGTGACTTCTGGTTTTGCTATAATGCCTGATGGCCCAGGAGGCCTCCAATGCGATGGTTCTCTCGTAACCTTTCTAGTGCAATTGCACTATGATCGTACAGAAGGCCCTGTTACGCTTGATACCGTTAGAGAAGATTTTCTCAGTGATCTGATTGAAATCATCAGGGAGTTGAAAGAAGAGCGTAAGTTTCTTATATATCCTGCACTCATATAGCAGTGGTTTTCTCATAGTCACAATTTTTAAGAGATATCGTCTCACAGATTTCTTACCTTTATCCTGCAGTTGTTGGCGAAAAAGAAGATATGGTTGTCTCATAATTTCAGCAAGGCTTCATTTTGAACCTGGAAATACCATGGATGGAAAAAGAAGATATTGTTTTCTTGTCGAAAGCTAGCTTGTTCTCCTTTTCTCTATTTTATCCCTCATTGCTGATATAGATACAAACAGACCTATTGCACTGTAGGAACTGATCAGCCAAGGTGTCCCCTTGGGGACTTTGAGAATGTATATTCATAATATTCCGCATTAGAATTACAAtgttttaaaatcttttgcGTATTATTATGCTTAACATCAATCAATTTGTAGCACTGATCAATAAATGGATAATCTGTCATGAGTACTAGGATCAATCCTGCTTCCTGTTGGtctaaaaatgataataaaaaggGTGGAGCTTTTCAACTCCACAATTAGTTTTATCCGATTGGATGAGATCTTGTGTCTTGTTTTTCAAGGTTTGCAATGGATTATATATGTGAATGATGGCAAGTTTTCAACCCTTCAGCTTTTCCTCGTTTGGTTCAGAATTGATGTCAAAATTCGAAAATAAATGTTACAGTATTCCATTAGTTAATTGCGCATTGCAGAGTGAGTTATGCATATAAATGTCCCTTGCCGGCATGATTGCTTGGAGTTTGTTCAACCAGAACAAATGAAGAATATAGCCCATCATCAAATTCCATAAGCTTAAGCATTCAAGTAGCAGAGGCCCGTCATTTCAGAGTTGCAGCTCTGCAACTCTAATTTTATTTGGGTGGGGAATGTATTTATTGCAAAAATCAGGGTCTCCAGCCTTCATACAAGTCGGATATGTCTATTTGAATGCATAAGGAAATTGGATAACCAGTTTATGACTGCCCGGATAGATTCATGACAAAGGGGTATAAGAATAAATTCAATCTAAATTTGACCTATACCAAGCACTTTCAAAAGGGAAGCAAGTAAGGTACGTGGTTGATGCTGATGATAGCTGTCGGATTGGGTGAGAAGGACAATGTCGtgctaaatattttaaaagaagtaTACAATGTGTTTCTTAtgaaatctttaaaaatttataaacgtAAGTGTTACATATTTTATCTAGACATACATACACTTTGTTGATGACATTTTCATTATGATCCTACAAAATTAACAATCAAATTCTCTTTATGTATAACTCAAtcattaaaaagaatttattgattgaaagacaaaaaatttagaatgatctaaatttttttcttttttccaatgAATTCTGAGTCAAATGGCAACAACATAAGATTAATAGGACTACTATGTAAGATTTTACACTACGGGGGGCAATTCAGTTATTTTACATGTTTCACATTTCACTTAATTCTTGGTTGGCGGGAATCTTAACAGAAAACAGAAAGTAATTCTATCTCTCTTATAGCCCAAACGGAAGAAAGAAACATAGACGACTTCTTCGAGAAAGTTCAGAGAAATACAATCAGCGACTAATAATCTTGTGAAGGTTACATTTCTATTCTTTCAATTCTTAACTTCTGCTTTGCTTTGTACTTCCATTAATAACTTTTTTCTTGAGAAGCAAACTCGTTCTTTCTTAATGATTTTGCCTATGGAAGTCATTTCATTGTTAACCCAAATCCATGGCGTGGAGTTT
Protein-coding sequences here:
- the LOC18613073 gene encoding homeobox-leucine zipper protein MERISTEM L1, producing the protein MDCRAFPGPSSIKIEDLGKDIPLEASPHQEENKPSADKGKAIAASSVRLKTYQRRVSEYQKLQCANNYFKAAYQEVMRMAEEAGTWVRMKPGLGSLDDIVNEFQTPALPGKKLESSVATAVIPNVRASEMVTMMMNVNKNWSKSLFPIVNYGEEYTPRRILQHLRNTDTAIKGVVQVYAELQLPTTSVPTRYFDFFRYVKEIMKSIYIVVDISSHYLGDGSANCNSRKRPSGVIIRERGPLDCEIICVENVEVDEPRENMYSSKTSSNFAFCANHWISTLLWKLRRDRSTFIDVKIDLHHSAGDYLLALTRSMKHFFMECFSEHPNEDLLSVLTNDEDPIRLLHNKTLEEFIGYVGLNSFHIQAKPLSVFQFLMKKDLQLQEEPEELFKFITDDKSNTISLHRKKVEEEARYCLQEATRDEYCSFILSKLINEDHVNFNIVSGVQSIYQKGDDRVLDTVTSGFAIMPDGPGGLQCDGSLVTFLVQLHYDRTEGPVTLDTVREDFLSDLIEIIRELKEELVGEKEDMVVS